The segment AAGATGTGCATAGTCTCATTATACTACCGATACTagataaaatatctttaaacCGTTAGTTAACACTATGACGCCAGATCACTGGTTCCACACTATTCATCTTTAAATATCTCCATTCTGTCGTTCTATAAAACTTTACAGATGCGCGATCACCGGGGTATACAAATCACTACAATGCAAGACATATACTTAGTAATACGATTTAGAGTAGAAACATTTAATTCTGTCACCCTTTGAATTTTACAATGAGATGGCttttattcaaaacaaagtgACGAGGCACGAGTTTTGATAAATCTTGCCGGCTACACAGAAAGTACAGACGGAAGGAATTGAGCATGATTCGTCAAACTGGTTATGAAAGAACAGAATGAAAAAGCAGAAAGGGCACTACATGGATGGTCCGGAAATTCAGGAATTGGATGATGACCTTCCAGAAAGGTGGCAATCAGACGAAGAGAGCTCTCCGGATGTTCCGAGAGACGATAGAGGTTATCCGGATGTTTCCTACCCAATGTCTCCAGTTCCCATGGACTCGACCTATGGCTACCCTGCCTCCGGTTTCCAGCTCGGCTACCAGTCGCCTCCGCGGCGGCGCAACGAGACCGGACATCCCGCTCATATCTACAGTCCGGTAAATATATCCTATCACAGCATTGTAAAGGTTAcaatttcaatacaatatttacTGCAGAACTAGCCGTTTTATTATTTCTTGGAAACAAGACATCTGTTTATATTCCAGAAACATATTTGTCTTAAGAGACGTCTTACGTTGAAAGATATcttaatgtaaataaatatcgGTTACTTTgctatcttttttttaaaattatatatatttttttcattaaaaaagagAGACATGTCATTTCTACAAACAATCAAAAAGATGCATTTCTCTGAGCAATTTATATGCCGTTGACAAAGAGAACTCTTCTATATCCCtttttcccgtggggatccgggttagaataggtccccagtacccctagcttgtcgtaagaggcgactaaatggggcggtccttcggatgagaccgcaaaaaccgaggtcccgtatcaccgcaggtgtggcacgataaagacccctccctgctcaatggccataagcgccgagcataggcctaaattttgcatcctttcaccggcattggtgaaatattctcgagagggacgttagacaatattcaatcaatcaatcaatctatatcCCTTttatggtggcatatttctgccaTCACATGTCGACAAAAAGATCTGACAAAATTATCTTGGTTGGGGTTGCATTCGGCTTCAAGCTGTTGGatcattatgtcgacttgtcagaacATCATGTCGATTGGTCAGAACTTTATGTCGGCTTGTCAGTGGACGAACACTTTTTGAGGGTTAAAGCTTGTTTACGGTTACCATTATTATTTGACAAGTGAacattatctgacaagtcgacagaATTATCTGACAAATGATGGCAAAAATATCCACCATACACTTTAGAGatacatttatttcttttccatGGAGATAATTTTCCGTAaatgagatatatctcttaattTTTATCATCAAGGATTTATTTTAATGAGAGATACCGTAAttgtaattcattttaaaactttgatgtgCTGTTTTTCTGCACAATACCTCATAGTCTGGCTATTTTAAGCACAATGTTGTCAAAAAAGCAATCGTTTCTTTCTAGGCAATGCCGTTTTCAGCGATGATTCCTGGCGGGGCAAAACCTGGAAGACGAATAACAATAGAAGGCGTGGCTGGTCACCAAAAGTAAGTGTACTACATGCACGTGcgttatattttgatttgtgaaAGAGGCGAATTCAATTCTAAATCGAATACACACCGcagttagattttttttaggTACCTCAATTatggaataaattaaaataaatacataaattcctttaaatatataaatatgtacgCTCCATCTTTTTAGGTTTTCTGTTCAACTGACTGACTCTTTCCAAGTAGACGTGGGTTTATTCTTTAACCCAGTAATCCATTGGGGGACGGACTCGGGGACCGTCATTATGAACATGCGTTTCTATGGTTGCTGGGGACGAGAAATTAGGGAGAAGGAAAATTTCCCGTTTGAGGCCAGTGCTGTGTTTACAGTCGACATTTTATTTAAGGAGGACCAATACGAAGTAAGTATTATACATAGTAGTGTTTCAATCAAATTATGATTAGATCCCATCATCCGCTGTTTAGCAATAGTAGGTGAGCGGATCAAATGATTTAATCTTAATTACATTGTATCGTGTTTTTAAAGGAAACGACATGTCATGCCAAACTTTTTAAAAGCAATCCATATCTTTTTTCAGATAAAATCATAACCACAATTTgtcttttgaattttaaaattattaacaGCACAAATGTACTAGTATCATACTTGTTTGAAACgtttcaatatttgtttactTTTGGTCTATCGATCATGTAacctcggctgagattcggcatGGCTTCATAGGATATTTGGTCTGACGCCATcgccgaatctcggagcagtccttcatgaTTCATGGCTGGAAATCTATTTGCAACTTAAGCcgtatttttatgatatacacaggaaatttctcaggttattacaaattatgctttgtgtcttgatttgtgcacacacaaaaaaataattaaaatttctaagAGTTGTTTCGGCCTTTTTACAGTTCAGCCTTAGATACCAAGTCGTTTCGGCCCAAGTTTCGTAAGCTACAAAATACCGACAATgtgatgttgtttttgttaatatagatgtgtattgaatttatgagactTTAATGAAGAGGAAATTTTGTATGATGAGGAAATAATTGGAGGTAGGCGTAGTGTTAGAAaagattatgaaatatatgcaaaattgttCGAACTTTCTTTTCCATTATGTTTGGCAAATTGTGATACCATGATCATTGAGAATAGTTTTTGAAATCATCAAGGCAAACTTTTAACCCCGAAATATAATGATTTCTCAACAAATTTGTgctgtaaaatttcaatttagcatTTGACATGTGATTTCGACGCAAAACctatagatattaaaaatcaCTTTGAAATCATGTGAAGACACTACAAACAATTGTGCATTTTTTGTTAGTATATCTATAAAAAATTAGCTACAAGTAATACTACACTAACTTTATTCGAAAAggtattttttcaatgaaatatatttagtgaaaaaataaacaattatgaCTCATGACCAGGTATTGTACGCTGTAAACTGATATGTTGTTATTTGCGTAGTTAGTGTATGTTAGGTTCAGTTAGTAATTTTACTGGTGAATACAATAATGTTGATAATAGAATCTACAGTACAGACCACGAGTATTCCCCAACACACGGTGTAAAATGTCCGTGAACACGGTGTATGTGTATTTCGAATACACAAGAAGACTGCCTTGTCTAAAAAATTAGTCCCTGATACCCACCGTGAGATcagtatcttgtttagaaaaaatgtactaaacgattaaaaaagcaatgatttctttctttcccggagaaataaatggcaaaatcttttaatttcttgaattacttaatTATTACTTGAATTACATTATTGGGaatagaaaacatttttcatcGACTTTCCCCGtgtacaattattttttgaacTGTCAGTAAACGATGCATTCAGCTACAAAGCTTTATCCCATCTTTCACCTtgatgaacataatttttttttctatcagaaattcatattatgaattattttttactaTAAATGTAACGTGTTCAACtttgtatacaaataaagaaGTCGATCAACAGAGACGCGAGTGATTGATTCCATACTGAAGTGTTGTAAAATCTTATTTACAAGTTTAGATGAATATTAATGAGTCAAGTATCATGGAAAATTATTTAACCATATTAAACTAAACACTTGATCGTAATACACGAGGTCCGCGTGCTTTAATGCTTGAAATTCGGTCACGGCCTCCCGGGAAGCTGAGTTCACACTTTCACGTATGTCATCGGTGGGCGGGGCATGGAAGAGTGAATTCTTCAGTTTTGTAAATTAGCTGTGCGTAGGATACCCAACAACATTAGCTGTAGAATTTTGTAATACTATTTGTAAGGGTTTAACATATTTAATGATAACCGatgtgatctctctctctctctctctctctctcactctctctctctcggacCAAACCTAttaagtgaggacgtcctcacaatgtgtagaagataatacacacatatacTATTCCAAAGGCAAAAAagtactatgttaggtatagctatagggatacctgtaaaagtttatctaatgcTATCTCTCTCGCGCGCGCGCGCTCTCGCTCGGGATGTTTTAGATTCAGTTGTACCTTCCTTATTTTAATGcatccaaattaaaaaaaaaaatcaatatagaaattagaaaaatgttaatgatcgatagcgtatatgaaaccatcatcgcaaaccacgggttattgtttcattctatttcacaaacgtttgtgaaatagaatgaaataatagcccgtggtttgcgacgagagagagagagagagagagagagagagagttcccTCCCACTATTTTTGACgatattaaagatatattgggtCCCCCACCTATGTTGATAGTAGCAGTGATGGAATGTGAGAACAATGAACAATATAACATTTATGCTTCAAAGTTATTAATTCAATCCATGTAGTGACCCATGCACCCACTTCACAAATCATCAGGTTGGGGATGCAGTTTTAGttacccccacccacccatgTACACGATTTAGGGTTTTGAAGTTCGGACAAAAGcacaattttttgttgttattgtttactTTTGAATTTTGGATAAGTCAACATGCAACATGCCCCCTCTCATACTTTGAAAAagataagtaatgttagcaggAGGCTCTgaaaagttcaatctgcagtttgatGATGTttcgtcattcaataaaaattgtttatcaGGACTACTTGAtttaattaaacaatattttatgtagttatataatgtaaacaagatAAAATATATAGAAAGAAGAGAttcaaaaacatatatacatatactaatgaaaataatcatgaaacaatagaagaaaaaatagttgGGAGTAGAAAAATAACcggaaaaaaaaaccagaaaaAAAATCCCACAAGCCTGTATGGATAGTACAATGATCtatgtataacttgtatattccatgcaaattcaaaAGGTTTTTCGCTGGATAGAACAAGTGGGGGTCGCGGATATTTGATGTTTGACTTCTAACAAActatgtgaaatatattgggtcggcgcggtAGCTATAGATATTGAAATATGATCCCCCATTTTCAGTAAATGTGTGCAATTCACAAATTTGTTtgctgaaaattttgaaaaagaattccAAAAACTGTCTCTCTGTACATTTTCATATAGCTAGTTACACGTAATTGCAGAAAGGAGAATATGATTATCAATATGTCATgcgttttatttttacactaaGTCCATCTAATCTATATAATATTCACGTTATAACATAAGCGCCCAAATAAATTAACATTTGAAATGAACGTTAGATTTTTGAAAGGTGATATTGCGTTAGTTTCTCTGTCAATCCGTATTTCTGAAAACGAAAATATGTTAATTGccagaatattgaaaacatcaacAGAAACAAAGTCTTGGGGTATATTTCATGTTGATAAAAAACTTGCAGATGAGAATATGATTTTTGTCATTAAAATAGTTGTGCCTTAAAAATAACTGCATCATATAGTACCGgtttataatttaatcagcatcatactgtgtaatgtaatctgtaaatgacatatcattttctttgatgGTGTGGACTTCCTTGTTTACACCAAagacatatataacagttttcgaaacaaagaaatatcaattttgatatattaagATGAgaaaaaagacttaatttattgGTACTACAAAGGTATTCAAAAGTAAGGCCGAAACGAATAGGGCCGAAACGACATTAGGCCGAAACTACTAACGGCCGAAAAAACTTGGGGCCGAACTGAAAAAAGGCCGAAACGACCAGAAatctacatgcataccgcatttctatttcccgtaaaccttcaaacttggtcatatttatgtattgcaaatgacaggtttagcccatttctaaacctttgctttttaaaacttctaattaaattgttatatatcgtatataaataatttccgaaatataatattacccggtgtttccgggcacttcctggtgtcctgggagttcgcggtgtcgtgggtgtagtaggtaaaatatccatgttgcgagagaatgaataaatccaagtagatctgtgtacatgtacatgtacaaccaaataaagaatggtcaagatacccctcaatatgggccgtctgtagggtttttgtagctgtagtgtttgcgtaatggtggtatcccaaacagaagctgacacgaagtctcccccccctcccccctcctctctctctttagggtttctgtggacgtagtgtttgtgtaacgatggcatgccaaacagaagctgacacgaagtctacaccccctcctctctttctctttagggtttctgtggacatagtgtttgtgtaacgatggtatcccaaacagaacctgacacatagctagtctacccccctttttctctctctcccttgcTCTCAATCATttactaaatgagtaattattgtcatacgtatgcaacactattgccatgccatattatttcatctatattattgctacagttttacacatttctctctctctctctctttataaatataaaacagtgataaattataaatagctcaatctctctctctctctctctctctctctctctctctctctctctctctctatatatatatatatatatataaagccgtgataaattataaatagaaatatctcagtaactctctctctctctctctctctctctctctctctctctcaatataaagccgtgatttataatccatgtggtatctcaaacagaagcattttttttaaCTACTGCAACAGTTTTACACATGGGCAAtgtaaccattatacatgttgatgtgctgcgccaataaagaattgttcatgtttttataaatatacagccacaataaatcattaatagaaaatattccaataacttatgtttgtttgggtttttttttttttattattattattgtttgatttctgattgtttaatctataatacatgtataaagatggagagagaaaatacgatgataaattgcattgtataggggacgttagaaattaaaatattctaggtgcgagtcaatgctatcaaaactcaggtatactggggttttcctcgagatctgaagactgccggtcatcattagccatgattgttatcaaaacatctttctcaggtagctgtagaccatggtctctgcaaacgtcaatcaacctacgctctattgttaaaagtttgattgaccggcggcttatcattgatcaccACACagcttaaagttgggtctttaacaATTGATGCGCACTTAGGCGACAGTAGCTCattacacaaaaaaaaaattttaatggCTCATTAAAACACCTCtaatgaagtatgatttcaccaccaaaagagtgatacaagctcttaagtatttgatatgatttttttgtgatttatccccgaatgataaaaaaattccATTGCATGTCAATTAATGTCTTAAAGAAACACGGTTAAAACTTTTCGCAATGTTGTTTCTTCTCGATATGatgctaaaataaaaatttaaacctCGTCCACGCAAGATACCTCTACAAATATTTCCAGTTGATATCCTCGATAATAGGCAATAGCCTAAATCTAGGCAATAGCCTCGATATTCATTTCATCATAAATCAAAGAACACATTTGATGCTAGCAGTTGCTTAATGTTAAAGTGTGAGTGCTACCAGACGGATgcttaaatttttatttcagtattATATCGAGATATTTTAGAAGAAACAACATTGCGTTTTGCGGCGACACAGTAATCGATGTACAGTAGATAAACAGTAGATGTACAGTAGATAAACAGTAGGTGTACAGTAAATGTACAGTAGATGTATGATAGGAGTACAGTAGATGTACAGTAAATGTATGATAGGAGTACAGTAGATGTACAGTAGATAAACAGTAGGTGTACAGTAGATAAACAGTAGATGTACAGTGAATGTATGATAGGAGTACAGTAGATGTACAGTAGATAAACAGTAGATGTACAGTAAATGTATGATAGGAGTACAGTAGATGTACAGTAGATAAACAGTAGATGTACAGTAAATGTATGATAGGAGTACAGTAAATGTATGATAGGAGTACAGTAGATGTACAGTAGATAAACAGTAGATGTACAGTAGATAAACAGTAGGTGTACAGTAAATGTACAGTAGATGTATGATAGGAGTACAGTAGATGTACAGTAGGTATACATTACATTAACAGTAGATAAACAGTagatgtacagtacatgtacagtagatGTAGAGTAAATGTATGATAGGAGTACAGTAGATGTACAGTAGATAAACAGTAGGTGTACAGTAGATGTACAGTAAATGTATGATAGGAGTACAGTAGATGTACAGTAGATAAACAGTAGGTGTACAGTAGATGTACAGTAGGTGTACGTTTGTACAGTAAATGTATGGAAGGTTACGGTAGGTGTAAGTATATGTTAGTTGTATGGTAGGTGTACAGTAGATGTACGGTAGGTGTACAGTAGATGTACGGTAGGTGTACAGTAGATGTACGGTAGCTATCTGGTAGGTGTATGGAAGTAATACACTTATTAAGTTTTTTTCTAGTGACTCGTATTGTGTTGGATATTCAATTTTGAGGACAAGTTATTAGACAGAATATCTGAATACCACATTAAGGGAAAAGAATGTAATATCTTTTATTCATGACTTCTATTCATGTCATGAAGATTGCGAAATGATGACTTCGGGTCACCGTTCTATAAATAACAACAGCTGTCATGTATACCTACTCTTGATCGTCGACTATACAGAAATATGGTGTTAAATGGCTTCATTGTTTTGCATTTACTCATCAAAACGATTTTTTCCCCTAATGAAGTGTAACTTATTATGCCCAATGTTCATACATATTGTCCTCTCGCGGCAGACGGTTCGTTTAGTGGTCATAGGTTCCAGCATCGATCACGACAGAGCGAAGTCGTTGAAATGGCAACGATGGTTCATTTGCAAATTTTTCGGCATTAGAAGTGAACAGTGTATTTTTTTCGGGTGATATCTTAGAAACGAAGATCTCACATGTTACAAtgggcaatttttttttttatccccgCTATGCGATCCAGAGTGCTTAGCATGAGTCAAAATATGTGGCATTTTACTCGTGACAAGATTCTTAAAGGCACTGTAAAACACATTCTCTTACTATGCACTTTAAAATTTCAGATAGAAGTCAATAATGATCATACATATAGATTTCTTCATCGACTTCATCCAGTGGGCAGGTTTCAGACTCTGGTCATTGAGGGAGACGTTAGAGTGAAGCACGTGCAGTTCCGATGAATTTCATGCAAGTAGCGATCTATCACGCATGTTCGGTGGAATGACAGAGGCACTATATGATTGATACACAGAGGCACAAGCAACCTTGTATATGGCGGGATGTGTAGATTTTGTTTGtgaatttcacatcaaattGTAGCAAATAGTGAGATACTATGTTCTTATCAACTTCATTCATATTGATTCGCGTGAATTCCACAATTTTAAACAGTAGTCTTATTCTAATACTACTTAACTTGAATGGGTGAATATATTACATGCCTGTTGTTGGAAAAGTTCAATAAAGAGAATATTATGTTAAATGTAGTTTTCATTTAGTACATTTTGGCAGAAGTCAAATACTAAGATATGCTGCGTGTAACTATAAATCTGAAGTCTCATTGAAAGGCGGAATAATGAAGGGACAGCAATCTTTTCTTCCAAATAATCTtagtaaataattatacatgtatacagaacaTTGGCGAATCATTCAACGGTTTTCTGCAACTCGaattagattttctttattCACAAGATTAAGAGTAACAATTAAAATTGAAGTGAATAAAAAGTGAAgagaacagtcatcaatcttataaatgctaccaagaatacaaaatcgagaATAGGGTAAACACGGTCCACTGGGAATACctaaggtgggatcaggtgcctaagaggagtaagcatcccctgttgaccggtcacacccgcggtAAGCTCTGtattttgacctgaaaaacggaataattcgtagtcaaaattaatatgtaaagaacggactaacaatttgtatgaaacacgtcagagagcattcggcccaatgacaggttgtatttgcaaattaggtcACTATAACGAccttaaaatttgcgaaatgctgattttaatcaaGACTTGTTGAAACAACTGCACCATCAATTTACtggtcagtagcctgtctcggttttgaaattgatcatacgcaaaacatgCTCTCGTGTATCGAATGATCTGATATACATAGACCCATATGCAAGTGAGTGGAATATTGCGACATAAAgatgtacatatacattcatACGGTTAGTCTAAagttgagttgctagtttgccgttaacatctttGTTCAGATATCTAAATGTGAAGCGATATGGAAaactctgtggtgttttttattttgagttcattGGGACAAATATATAGTAtttttgatagataaaacatcatcgatatatctGAATGTTAAGTTGAGTTACACTTTCCGCGAAATAACGTGTATATTTCGCGTTATAGCGCGAAGTATTCTATAAGAATATCGTTATGTAAAACAGGAGTCCGCCATCAGTACAATGAAAGAAGACTGACGTTCATGCATTTATAGGTAACCTtaaattatacatacatgtaccgaACACGCTGACACGCCTACATGTTAGACACGcatatttcagaatttttgGCATATATGCTATCAAAGTTTTATTGAATGCAAAGTAGAATATTTGTAATTGAACTAACAGCTtttaattttgactatggattactccgtttacctgatcaatatatagggctcatggcgagtGTCGTATCAATTCTTAGGCAGTtgttacacactgattttgactacagaatactctgtttacctgatcaagatataggactcctGGTAAGGACTCACAGCCGGTTTGACcagtcaacagaggatgcttattcatcttaggcacctgatcctatctTTGGTGTTTTCAAGGGTTTGTGTTTGCCGTAATCTTAATTTTGCTATCGGTCGCCACGAGGCAGGCGATGTTAAGGTTGTAGAAAGACGTCCGTGATTTACTGCGAGCCTACAATATAaacttatttatatatattcaaaaccctcattgttatttgattataatatttcattaaatcaaattaaagtAGTCACATATATTTGATAACgattttgataattaacaa is part of the Ostrea edulis chromosome 2, xbOstEdul1.1, whole genome shotgun sequence genome and harbors:
- the LOC125678951 gene encoding galectin-4-like, translating into MKKQKGHYMDGPEIQELDDDLPERWQSDEESSPDVPRDDRGYPDVSYPMSPVPMDSTYGYPASGFQLGYQSPPRRRNETGHPAHIYSPAMPFSAMIPGGAKPGRRITIEGVAGHQKFSVQLTDSFQVDVGLFFNPVIHWGTDSGTVIMNMRFYGCWGREIREKENFPFEASAVFTVDILFKEDQYEIEVNNDHTYRFLHRLHPVGRFQTLVIEGDVRVKHVQFR